A genomic segment from bacterium encodes:
- a CDS encoding homoserine dehydrogenase: MKPLYVGLIGFGTVGSGVVRVLQENGDVIRQRLGQELILKRVVDQDLQRERAVHVPRDLLSDRPGDVLGDPEISIVVELIGGQEPARSLILEAIKAGKHIVTANKALLASHGNEIFQLAHERGVDVAFEGAVCGGIPVIRAIKEGLAANRIRSMRGIVNGTSNYILSEMTKGGQDFQTALSQAQHLGYAEADPTLDVEGIDAAHKLAILSALAYGTKIHFGEIYVEGISQIQPVDIAFAMELGYKIKLLALSRFDGKEVEARVHPAMVPVGSPISTVEGVYNALQIEGDAVGSTFFYGLGAGMMPTASAVVGDIMDLARNLIKGISQRVPCLAFPWEELRDHRVRPMEEVSTNYYLRFSALDRPGVLSAISGVLARYEISILSVVQKGRRTEPGVPIVMMTHEAKEGGVRRAVKEIEALPVTVGRTQLIRIEDDSLKDTGK, encoded by the coding sequence ATGAAACCTTTGTACGTGGGCCTCATAGGATTTGGCACGGTTGGCAGCGGTGTGGTGCGGGTGTTGCAGGAAAATGGGGATGTGATCCGCCAGCGCCTGGGTCAGGAGCTGATATTGAAGCGCGTCGTGGATCAGGACCTGCAAAGGGAAAGGGCAGTACATGTGCCCAGGGATCTGCTTTCTGATAGGCCTGGAGATGTACTGGGCGATCCAGAGATCTCCATAGTGGTGGAGCTCATAGGCGGGCAGGAGCCTGCCCGCAGCCTCATCTTGGAGGCCATAAAGGCAGGCAAGCACATCGTGACGGCCAACAAGGCGCTTCTGGCCTCCCATGGCAACGAGATATTCCAGTTGGCCCATGAGCGAGGGGTGGATGTGGCCTTCGAGGGGGCCGTGTGCGGAGGAATCCCGGTCATCAGAGCAATAAAAGAGGGGCTTGCAGCCAACCGCATTCGCTCCATGAGAGGCATTGTAAATGGAACTTCCAACTACATTCTTTCGGAGATGACCAAAGGAGGGCAGGATTTCCAAACAGCACTTTCCCAGGCTCAGCATCTGGGTTATGCCGAGGCTGATCCCACCCTGGATGTGGAGGGCATAGATGCAGCCCACAAGCTGGCTATCCTGAGTGCTTTGGCCTACGGCACAAAGATCCATTTTGGGGAAATCTACGTGGAGGGTATCTCACAGATCCAACCAGTGGACATAGCCTTTGCCATGGAGCTGGGATACAAGATAAAGCTCCTGGCTCTCTCCAGGTTTGATGGCAAAGAGGTGGAGGCCAGAGTGCACCCTGCCATGGTGCCCGTGGGTTCTCCCATATCCACGGTGGAGGGGGTATACAATGCCCTGCAGATAGAGGGGGATGCGGTGGGTTCCACCTTCTTTTACGGGCTCGGAGCAGGCATGATGCCCACGGCCAGTGCGGTAGTGGGGGACATCATGGATTTGGCCCGCAATCTGATAAAAGGCATTTCCCAGAGAGTTCCTTGCCTGGCTTTCCCCTGGGAGGAACTAAGAGATCATCGCGTCCGGCCAATGGAGGAGGTCTCAACAAACTACTATCTGCGATTCTCAGCCCTTGACAGACCAGGTGTTCTGTCCGCCATCTCCGGTGTATTGGCCCGTTACGAGATAAGCATACTTTCCGTGGTGCAAAAGGGGCGAAGGACCGAGCCAGGGGTACCCATAGTGATGATGACCCACGAAGCTAAGGAAGGGGGGGTCCGGCGGGCAGTAAAGGAGATAGAAGCCCTTCCGGTCACAGTGGGAAGGACTCAGCTCATCAGAATAGAAGACGATAGCCTGAAGGATACTGGCAAATGA
- the alaC gene encoding alanine transaminase, whose protein sequence is MSGKDQELFHRVRRLPPYVFAIVNELKQEARRRGEDIIDLGMGNPDLPTPRHIVQKVIEATRNPRNHRYSASRGIAKLRMAICDWYRRRYDVDLDPDKEAIVTMGAKEGLAHLALAVVAPGDVVFSPNPTYPIHPYSVIIAGGDVRSIPMSPDRDFFEDLTTATKLTWPQPKMLIISFPHNPTTRVVEKDFFQKVVDFAKEHGIIVIHDFAYADLCFDGYKAPSFMQAKGAKEVGVEFFSLSKSYSMAGWRVGFAVGNPELIHALARIKSYLDYGIFQPIQIAAIIALNGDQDCVGEIVRTYERRRDTLVNGLARAGWHIEKPKGTMFVWAKIPEPYRAMGSLEFSKFLLDKAKVAVSPGIGFGEYGDQYVRFALVENQHRINQAVRGIRKAL, encoded by the coding sequence TTGTCCGGAAAAGATCAAGAGCTTTTTCACCGGGTGAGAAGACTGCCGCCATATGTTTTTGCCATAGTCAATGAACTGAAACAAGAGGCCCGTCGCAGGGGCGAGGACATAATTGACCTGGGCATGGGAAATCCAGACCTTCCTACCCCTCGTCACATAGTTCAGAAGGTCATAGAGGCCACCCGCAACCCGCGAAACCACCGCTATTCAGCCTCCCGGGGCATTGCCAAGCTCAGAATGGCCATCTGTGACTGGTACAGGAGGAGATATGACGTGGATCTGGACCCTGATAAAGAGGCCATAGTCACCATGGGCGCCAAGGAGGGGCTGGCCCATCTGGCCCTGGCAGTGGTGGCTCCTGGGGACGTGGTCTTTTCACCCAACCCCACTTATCCTATTCATCCTTACTCGGTGATAATAGCGGGAGGGGATGTCAGAAGCATACCCATGAGCCCCGATAGGGACTTCTTCGAGGATCTCACCACTGCCACAAAGCTCACATGGCCTCAACCCAAAATGCTCATCATTTCATTCCCCCACAATCCCACCACCAGAGTTGTGGAGAAAGACTTTTTCCAGAAAGTGGTGGATTTTGCAAAAGAGCATGGAATCATAGTAATTCATGATTTTGCTTACGCTGACCTTTGCTTTGACGGGTATAAGGCTCCCAGCTTCATGCAGGCCAAAGGGGCAAAAGAGGTGGGGGTGGAATTCTTCTCTTTGTCCAAGAGTTACAGCATGGCAGGCTGGAGGGTGGGCTTTGCAGTAGGCAACCCGGAGTTGATCCATGCCCTGGCCCGGATAAAGAGTTACCTGGATTACGGAATATTTCAGCCCATCCAGATCGCCGCCATAATAGCCCTCAATGGAGATCAGGATTGCGTTGGAGAGATAGTGCGCACTTACGAGCGAAGAAGAGACACCCTTGTTAACGGGCTGGCTAGGGCTGGTTGGCACATAGAGAAACCTAAGGGGACCATGTTTGTTTGGGCCAAGATTCCCGAACCATACAGGGCCATGGGTTCCCTGGAGTTTTCCAAGTTCCTCCTGGACAAGGCCAAGGTGGCGGTCTCCCCTGGCATCGGCTTCGGGGAATATGGGGACCAGTACGTGAGGTTTGCCCTGGTGGAAAACCAGCACAGGATAAATCAGGCGGTCAGAGGCATAAGAAAGGCCCTTTGA
- the purM gene encoding phosphoribosylformylglycinamidine cyclo-ligase: MDYKGAGVDIDAGNEFVKRIGPLAQETFRKGVLGGLGGFGALFSLSGFRFQEPVLVSSTDGVGTKLKIAFGSGQHSTVGIDLVAMCANDVVVQGAEPLFFLDYLATGRLEPNVHLEILRGIAEGCKQAGCALIGGETAELPGMYRAGEYDLAGFCVGIAERSALLDGSSVRPGDVLVGLASSGLHSNGYSLVRKLFLERLRWSLDRYVPELGKTLVEELLTPTRIYVKSLLRVLERVRLRAMAHITGGGLVENLPRVLPPNCMAVIKKGAWDVPPIFTLIKEKGKISEKEMLRVFNNGIGMVLVVEQEELSKALELLRDSGEKPFLMGQIEEFDERYGQRLRFE; this comes from the coding sequence TTGGACTACAAAGGGGCTGGGGTGGATATAGATGCTGGCAATGAATTTGTCAAAAGAATAGGCCCTTTGGCTCAGGAGACCTTCAGAAAGGGTGTGCTGGGCGGGCTTGGGGGCTTTGGAGCACTTTTTTCCTTATCAGGTTTCCGCTTCCAGGAGCCTGTTCTGGTATCTTCCACGGACGGGGTGGGCACCAAACTGAAGATAGCCTTTGGAAGCGGGCAGCACTCCACAGTGGGTATAGACCTGGTGGCCATGTGTGCCAATGATGTGGTGGTGCAAGGAGCAGAGCCCCTTTTCTTCCTGGATTACCTGGCAACAGGCAGACTGGAGCCTAATGTGCATTTGGAGATTCTGAGGGGCATAGCAGAGGGTTGCAAACAGGCTGGTTGTGCTCTGATTGGAGGAGAGACTGCGGAGTTGCCGGGCATGTATAGAGCCGGAGAGTACGACCTGGCCGGCTTTTGCGTGGGAATAGCAGAGAGATCTGCCCTGCTGGATGGATCCAGTGTGAGACCAGGGGATGTTTTGGTGGGCCTGGCATCCAGCGGTCTACACTCCAACGGCTATTCTTTGGTGCGAAAGCTCTTTCTGGAAAGGCTCAGATGGAGCTTGGACAGATATGTGCCAGAGCTGGGCAAGACCTTGGTAGAGGAGCTCTTGACCCCTACTCGCATTTACGTGAAGAGTTTGCTTCGTGTGCTGGAAAGGGTCAGGCTAAGGGCCATGGCCCACATCACAGGAGGAGGTCTGGTGGAAAATCTTCCCCGGGTTTTGCCACCCAACTGTATGGCGGTGATCAAGAAGGGAGCATGGGATGTGCCCCCCATATTCACTTTGATAAAGGAGAAGGGAAAGATCTCAGAAAAGGAAATGCTCAGGGTCTTCAACAACGGTATTGGCATGGTTTTGGTGGTGGAACAGGAGGAGCTTTCCAAGGCCTTGGAGCTCTTGAGGGACTCGGGGGAGAAGCCTTTTCTCATGGGGCAAATAGAAGAGTTTGATGAGCGCTACGGCCAAAGGCTCAGGTTTGAATGA
- a CDS encoding cofactor-independent phosphoglycerate mutase produces MKLAILVGDGMADRPVESLGGRTPLQAASTPWMDHMASHGILGLVRTIPEGFSPGSDIANFVILGYDPAKHYTGRGPLEAASMGIDLSPGDVAFRCNLVHLSLDQPRPRMVDFTGGHVSTQKATVLIQALDKAISDEEIRFHPGVSYRHLMVWKGGPLGLKTVPPHDITDQEIESYLPQGRGSKKLLRLMELSQQTLRSKEILEFLGGEILCPPNSIWLWGQGAAPCLEPVARRLGIKASMITAVDLLKGLGKYAGFRIVDVPGATGYLDTDYGAKGRYALDALKEGDDLVFVHVEAPDEAGHQGSLEEKIKAIESFDRDVVGQVLQGIRAWKEWSVLVLPDHATPLCLKTHSSEPVPFAVLSSSWEKSFGGEGFHEDEARRISRGVLDGRELLERLVQGRW; encoded by the coding sequence ATGAAATTGGCGATACTTGTTGGAGATGGCATGGCGGACCGTCCCGTGGAGTCACTGGGTGGAAGAACGCCTCTGCAGGCGGCCTCTACCCCATGGATGGATCACATGGCCTCCCATGGGATTTTGGGGCTGGTGCGCACCATACCAGAGGGCTTTTCTCCAGGCAGCGACATAGCCAATTTTGTGATATTGGGATATGACCCTGCCAAGCATTACACAGGAAGAGGCCCCCTGGAGGCGGCCAGCATGGGAATTGATCTCTCCCCAGGAGATGTGGCCTTCAGGTGTAACCTGGTGCACCTTTCCCTGGATCAGCCCAGACCTCGCATGGTGGATTTCACCGGTGGACACGTATCCACTCAGAAGGCCACAGTACTGATACAGGCCTTGGACAAGGCCATCTCGGATGAAGAAATCAGGTTTCATCCAGGCGTTTCATATAGGCATCTGATGGTTTGGAAAGGGGGGCCCCTTGGACTCAAGACAGTCCCACCTCACGATATAACAGATCAGGAAATCGAATCCTACCTGCCCCAGGGCCGAGGATCAAAAAAGCTTCTTAGATTGATGGAGCTTTCTCAACAGACCCTCAGGAGCAAAGAGATCTTGGAGTTCCTTGGGGGGGAAATCCTCTGCCCTCCTAATTCCATCTGGCTTTGGGGGCAAGGAGCTGCACCCTGTTTGGAGCCAGTGGCAAGAAGGCTTGGGATCAAAGCTTCCATGATAACAGCCGTGGACCTTTTAAAAGGGCTGGGCAAATACGCTGGTTTTCGGATAGTGGATGTTCCAGGAGCCACAGGTTACCTGGACACCGATTACGGGGCCAAAGGACGCTATGCCTTGGATGCCCTCAAGGAGGGAGATGATCTGGTCTTTGTGCACGTGGAGGCCCCGGACGAGGCTGGGCACCAGGGCTCATTGGAGGAAAAAATCAAAGCCATAGAGTCCTTTGACAGAGACGTAGTGGGACAGGTCCTTCAGGGAATAAGAGCCTGGAAGGAATGGTCGGTACTGGTTTTGCCGGACCATGCCACCCCTTTGTGCCTTAAGACCCACTCCAGTGAACCTGTTCCCTTTGCGGTGCTTTCCTCTTCCTGGGAAAAGAGCTTCGGAGGGGAAGGATTTCA